One genomic region from Cryptosporangium phraense encodes:
- a CDS encoding sensor histidine kinase: MDVELPARWADEPARLAAVRLMREFSASVEPVLTNIVRIAAEAVRAPMAMLTLVEAERVRVVSRHNVGITQLPRNAAPCARVVAGRAPLHIPDLLDDPRYAVGPLTGGETGARSYAGVPVLDPTGNVVGSLAVLDRTPGSLGAERTQLLGLLADQATAILTLGATADREAANAAAMGQFGAEFISLITHEVRTPVAVITGNLELLDELGDIPDVSRERMVSAIRRNADRLVRLIDHLLVTARAGDALAATVSRAPVDLSGLVTEAVRANEPKAKQGGIALDLQVEQPATVPGDATILRTAIDNLLSNALLFTQPGGRISVRVSADTPQAALVTITDTGVGIPAEELSRVFERFYRGAHAQRVEAPGAGLGLAVTEAIAAAHGGGVRLDSTPGAGTTVRLVLPL, from the coding sequence ATGGATGTCGAGCTTCCGGCCCGCTGGGCCGACGAGCCTGCCCGGCTCGCCGCGGTCCGACTGATGCGCGAGTTCAGCGCGTCGGTCGAGCCGGTGCTGACGAACATCGTCCGGATCGCGGCCGAGGCGGTGCGCGCGCCGATGGCGATGTTGACGCTGGTCGAGGCCGAGCGCGTGCGCGTGGTCTCGCGGCACAACGTCGGCATCACGCAGCTGCCGCGCAACGCCGCTCCGTGCGCCCGCGTCGTGGCCGGCCGGGCCCCGCTGCACATCCCCGACCTGCTCGACGACCCGCGCTACGCGGTCGGCCCGCTCACCGGCGGCGAGACCGGCGCCCGCTCGTACGCCGGCGTCCCGGTGCTCGACCCGACCGGGAACGTCGTCGGCTCGCTCGCCGTCCTCGACCGCACGCCGGGCTCGCTCGGCGCGGAGCGGACCCAGCTGCTCGGCCTGCTGGCCGACCAGGCCACCGCGATCCTCACGCTGGGCGCGACGGCCGACCGCGAGGCCGCCAACGCGGCCGCGATGGGCCAGTTCGGCGCCGAGTTCATCTCGCTGATCACCCACGAGGTGCGGACGCCGGTCGCGGTCATCACCGGCAACCTCGAGCTGCTCGACGAGCTCGGCGACATCCCGGACGTCTCCCGCGAGCGGATGGTCTCGGCGATCCGCCGCAACGCCGACCGGCTCGTTCGGCTGATCGACCACCTGCTGGTCACCGCCCGCGCCGGCGACGCGCTGGCCGCGACCGTGTCCCGGGCCCCGGTCGACCTGTCCGGGCTGGTCACCGAGGCCGTCCGGGCGAACGAGCCGAAGGCCAAGCAGGGTGGCATCGCGCTCGACCTCCAGGTCGAGCAGCCGGCCACCGTGCCCGGCGACGCCACGATCCTGCGCACCGCGATCGACAACCTGCTGAGCAACGCGCTGCTGTTCACCCAGCCGGGTGGCCGGATCAGCGTCCGGGTGTCGGCCGACACCCCGCAGGCCGCGCTCGTGACGATCACCGACACCGGTGTCGGCATCCCGGCCGAGGAGCTGTCCCGGGTGTTCGAGCGGTTCTACCGGGGCGCCCACGCGCAGCGGGTGGAGGCGCCGGGCGCCGGGCTGGGCCTGGCCGTCACCGAGGCGATCGCCGCCGCGCACGGCGGAGGCGTCCGGCTGGACAGCACGCCCGGCGCGGGCACCACGGTCCGCCTGGTGCTGCCCCTCTGA
- a CDS encoding universal stress protein yields MTVFDTSRPTASSTAPSPVPLRPREQVQRRPTGGPRWAPAAAGIVVGVSRGDDPTGVLTWAAREARALHAPLVVCHAGHDERADAVLAEAGALARRTVPSGHVRTVRGDGRPLSVLASAADQSGLVVVGTAAGAGSGTQLVGTIAVRLATEGRSAAVVARPPVRTGQPQLGPFGDHVVVGVDGSPASRSALEYAFAHAAGHRKPLVAVYVSTGSAADYWLDDSLLDTVVTDDPGAASLLDDEVGPFVERYRVRATTAVHRGRPLAVLSRLSRGADLLVVGVNGRPAGARSRLGSTARGVLLDPPTTVAAVRA; encoded by the coding sequence GTGACGGTTTTTGACACGAGTAGACCGACGGCATCCTCGACCGCGCCCAGCCCGGTGCCGCTCCGCCCTCGTGAGCAGGTCCAGCGCCGGCCGACCGGCGGCCCCCGGTGGGCGCCCGCCGCGGCCGGCATCGTCGTCGGCGTCTCCCGTGGCGACGACCCGACCGGAGTTCTGACCTGGGCCGCCCGCGAGGCCCGGGCCCTGCACGCACCGCTGGTCGTCTGCCACGCGGGCCACGACGAACGGGCCGACGCGGTGCTGGCCGAGGCCGGTGCGCTGGCCCGCCGCACGGTCCCGTCCGGGCACGTCCGGACGGTACGCGGCGACGGGCGCCCGCTGTCGGTGCTCGCCAGCGCGGCCGACCAGTCCGGCCTGGTCGTGGTCGGCACCGCCGCCGGGGCCGGTTCCGGCACCCAGCTCGTCGGCACGATCGCGGTCCGGCTCGCCACCGAGGGCCGGTCGGCCGCGGTGGTCGCGCGTCCGCCGGTGCGCACGGGTCAACCCCAGCTCGGGCCGTTCGGTGACCACGTGGTCGTCGGCGTCGACGGCTCGCCCGCGTCCCGGTCGGCGCTCGAGTACGCGTTCGCGCACGCTGCCGGTCACCGCAAGCCGCTGGTCGCGGTGTACGTCTCGACCGGCTCGGCGGCCGACTACTGGCTCGACGACAGCCTGCTCGACACGGTCGTCACCGACGACCCGGGTGCGGCGTCACTGCTCGACGACGAGGTAGGTCCGTTCGTCGAGCGCTACCGGGTCCGGGCGACGACCGCGGTGCACCGGGGCCGGCCGCTGGCCGTGCTCAGCCGGCTCTCCCGCGGAGCCGACCTGCTCGTCGTCGGCGTCAACGGACGCCCGGCCGGCGCGCGCTCGCGTCTGGGTTCGACGGCCCGGGGCGTTCTGCTCGACCCGCCGACCACAGTTGCCGCCGTCCGTGCGTGA